A stretch of the Clostridium fungisolvens genome encodes the following:
- a CDS encoding arsenate reductase family protein, giving the protein MPVTFIQYPKCSTCRKAKKWLQDNNIEFSERIINEDNPKKEELSLWIEKSGLPVSKFFNTSGRLYKELNLKDKVKTASNEELIEILASDGMLVKRPILLKDDVVLIGFKEDQWEHQIK; this is encoded by the coding sequence ATGCCAGTTACATTTATACAATATCCAAAGTGTAGTACATGTAGAAAAGCCAAAAAGTGGCTTCAAGATAATAATATAGAGTTCAGTGAAAGAATTATTAATGAAGATAATCCTAAAAAGGAAGAATTAAGCCTATGGATAGAAAAGAGTGGATTACCGGTAAGTAAGTTTTTTAATACTAGTGGGAGACTCTATAAGGAACTTAATCTTAAAGATAAAGTAAAGACAGCATCAAACGAAGAGCTTATTGAGATTTTAGCTTCAGATGGAATGCTTGTGAAAAGGCCGATATTGTTAAAAGACGATGTAGTTTTAATTGGATTTAAAGAAGATCAGTGGGAACATCAAATAAAATAA
- the galE gene encoding UDP-glucose 4-epimerase GalE, translated as MKVLVTGGAGYIGSTICSALIDNGHEPIILDSLVTGRKEFTKGKIFYQGDIADKDLLEKIFSEHPGIQYTIHCAALIVVPESVESPYEYYRENVGKSLELFHTLNRLGCKNVVFSSSASIYDDVPNFMVTEEASLNARSPYARTKYMMEMILKDFCSAYGMKGIALRYFNPIGADPKMRSGVHVQFPSHVLGKLVDVALGNDPVFKITGVNWDTRDGSGIRDFVHVWDLALAHVKAVERFEEAFKDSTAKDNYLVINLGSGNGVTVKELVKAFENVYGKEINKEEAMPRPGDVPGAYANADRAKKLLGWQAQMSIEQGIADALKWGDIRETIIKY; from the coding sequence ATGAAAGTATTAGTGACAGGTGGAGCAGGATACATAGGTAGTACAATATGCTCTGCACTTATTGATAATGGACATGAACCCATAATATTAGACTCATTAGTAACAGGAAGAAAAGAATTTACAAAAGGAAAGATATTTTATCAAGGAGATATAGCTGATAAAGATCTCTTAGAGAAGATATTCTCTGAGCATCCAGGTATTCAGTATACAATACATTGTGCAGCATTAATTGTTGTTCCTGAATCTGTAGAAAGTCCTTATGAATATTATAGAGAAAATGTAGGTAAATCATTAGAATTATTTCATACATTAAATAGATTAGGCTGTAAAAATGTAGTGTTTAGCTCATCAGCATCAATATATGATGATGTGCCGAACTTCATGGTTACCGAAGAAGCATCACTTAATGCAAGAAGTCCATATGCTAGGACAAAATATATGATGGAAATGATACTAAAAGACTTCTGCTCGGCATATGGGATGAAGGGTATAGCGTTAAGATACTTTAATCCAATAGGAGCAGATCCTAAAATGCGTTCAGGGGTACATGTTCAATTTCCGAGTCATGTATTAGGAAAGTTAGTTGATGTTGCCCTTGGAAATGATCCTGTATTTAAAATAACAGGTGTTAATTGGGATACAAGAGATGGATCAGGAATTAGAGATTTTGTTCATGTTTGGGATCTTGCACTTGCACATGTTAAAGCTGTTGAAAGATTTGAAGAGGCTTTTAAGGACTCAACTGCTAAAGATAACTATCTAGTTATAAATCTTGGAAGTGGCAATGGGGTTACAGTAAAGGAACTAGTTAAAGCCTTCGAGAACGTGTATGGTAAAGAAATAAATAAAGAAGAAGCGATGCCTAGACCTGGAGATGTACCAGGAGCTTATGCCAACGCTGATAGAGCTAAAAAGTTACTTGGATGGCAAGCACAAATGTCTATAGAACAAGGCATTGCTGATGCATTAAAATGGGGAGATATAAGAGAAACCATAATCAAATACTAA
- a CDS encoding Fe-S-containing hydro-lyase, which yields MEKKIIMPLTDDKVLELKVGDTVLISGTIYAARDAAHKKLIELIENNKELPIDVKDSVIYYVGPTPAKPGEIIGSAGPTTSYRMDSYTSQLLNLGLKGMIGKGLRNNEVVESIIKNKAVYFGAIGGAGALISKCIKKNEIVAYEELGAEAIRRLEVEDLPVVVIIDSEGNNLYEIGQKNYLDSIK from the coding sequence TTGGAAAAGAAGATAATCATGCCATTAACTGACGATAAGGTCTTAGAGCTAAAGGTTGGAGATACAGTACTTATAAGTGGTACTATATATGCTGCAAGAGATGCTGCACATAAAAAGCTTATTGAATTAATAGAAAATAATAAAGAATTGCCTATTGATGTTAAAGATTCAGTTATTTATTATGTAGGGCCAACTCCAGCTAAGCCAGGCGAGATAATAGGGTCTGCTGGTCCGACAACTAGCTATAGAATGGATTCGTATACTTCGCAGCTGTTAAACTTAGGACTTAAAGGTATGATAGGTAAGGGGCTAAGAAATAATGAAGTGGTTGAGAGTATAATAAAGAATAAAGCTGTATATTTTGGTGCTATCGGAGGCGCAGGTGCTCTCATTTCTAAATGCATAAAGAAAAATGAAATAGTTGCGTATGAGGAACTTGGAGCAGAGGCTATAAGGAGATTGGAAGTAGAGGATTTACCTGTTGTTGTTATAATAGATAGTGAAGGTAATAATTTATATGAAATTGGACAAAAGAATTATTTAGATAGTATTAAGTAA
- a CDS encoding ABC transporter ATP-binding protein → MLEVINLTKKYNKLEAAKNINFTINKGEIAVLVGPNGAGKSTTLKSIAGLLKYEGEIKICGKVNKSVEGKRLFGYVPELPSLYPLLTVEEHIHFMAKAYGIRNYDAKAEELLRTFDMFDKKEKLAQELSKGMQQKVSIICALITNPSVILFDEPMIGLDPKAIKELKNLISHLRNDGVSILISTHLLDSMEELWDRILIMKDGEIVISKSKSELNESNESLEDIFFEFTEKK, encoded by the coding sequence ATGTTAGAAGTGATAAACTTAACAAAAAAATATAATAAGCTAGAAGCGGCTAAGAATATAAACTTTACGATAAATAAAGGGGAAATAGCAGTATTAGTTGGACCTAATGGCGCCGGTAAGTCCACTACCTTAAAATCAATTGCCGGCTTATTAAAATATGAAGGTGAAATAAAAATATGTGGTAAAGTTAACAAGTCAGTTGAAGGCAAACGCCTTTTTGGATATGTTCCTGAACTACCATCTCTCTATCCCCTACTAACTGTTGAAGAACATATTCATTTCATGGCTAAAGCTTATGGAATAAGAAATTACGATGCAAAGGCTGAAGAATTGCTTAGAACCTTTGATATGTTTGATAAAAAAGAAAAGCTTGCCCAAGAATTGTCCAAGGGTATGCAACAAAAGGTAAGCATAATTTGTGCTTTAATCACAAATCCTTCTGTAATACTGTTCGATGAACCTATGATTGGTTTAGATCCAAAAGCTATAAAAGAATTAAAGAATTTAATCTCCCACCTTAGGAATGATGGAGTATCAATTCTAATAAGTACTCATCTGCTTGATAGCATGGAAGAGTTATGGGATAGAATACTGATAATGAAAGATGGAGAAATAGTAATATCCAAGAGTAAAAGTGAACTTAATGAATCTAATGAATCTCTAGAAGATATCTTCTTTGAATTCACGGAGAAAAAATAA
- a CDS encoding fumarate hydratase: MKEIHITQIIDSVKKLCISSNYYLGEDLRNSLENARKNESWPIAKNILDNIVINSDIAKNENMPICQDTGMTCVFVELGQDVHITGGLLEDAINEGVRRGYDEGFLRKSVVEDPINRVNTKDNTPAVIYYNIVSGDKMKITVAPKGFGSENMSAIKMLKPSDGIDGVKEFVLETVRKAGPNPCPPIVVGVGIGGTFDKAANLAKKALIRNINESNSSSYYADLEKELLEKINELGIGPQGFGGKTTALGVNVEVYPTHIAGLPVAVNINCHATRHAEIEL, translated from the coding sequence ATGAAAGAAATACATATTACGCAAATAATAGATTCAGTAAAAAAATTATGTATATCTTCAAACTATTATCTTGGAGAGGATTTAAGAAATAGTTTAGAAAATGCTAGAAAAAATGAAAGTTGGCCAATAGCTAAAAATATTTTAGATAATATTGTGATAAATTCAGATATTGCTAAAAATGAAAATATGCCAATATGTCAGGATACAGGTATGACATGTGTGTTTGTAGAATTAGGCCAAGATGTACACATCACCGGTGGGCTTCTTGAGGATGCAATAAATGAAGGAGTAAGAAGAGGATATGACGAAGGGTTTTTGAGAAAGTCTGTAGTTGAAGATCCTATAAATAGAGTTAATACTAAAGATAATACCCCAGCAGTAATTTATTATAATATAGTAAGTGGGGATAAAATGAAAATTACTGTTGCGCCTAAAGGTTTTGGATCAGAAAATATGAGTGCAATAAAAATGTTAAAGCCATCTGACGGCATAGATGGTGTGAAAGAATTTGTATTAGAAACTGTGAGAAAAGCAGGTCCTAATCCATGCCCACCAATAGTAGTTGGGGTAGGCATTGGTGGAACCTTTGATAAGGCTGCTAATTTGGCTAAAAAGGCACTAATAAGAAATATAAATGAAAGCAATTCAAGTAGCTACTATGCTGATTTAGAAAAGGAACTTTTAGAAAAAATTAATGAGCTTGGAATAGGCCCTCAAGGGTTTGGAGGAAAAACAACAGCATTAGGTGTAAATGTTGAGGTATATCCAACACATATTGCAGGACTACCAGTCGCAGTAAATATCAATTGTCATGCTACTAGACATGCTGAGATAGAGTTATAG
- a CDS encoding putative ABC exporter domain-containing protein, which produces MSPLLYILRRSLINNIKLIKRKPSKLIPILFYALLLGYCVVAPFISKNSNMKNTPSAYFIGISTLVTIIFMITTVYFGAQKRNSSFLMSDVNFAFTSPLSPQNILMYGFIKEIQTTFITSLFILFQIPNLINWFRFAPLGVIVLLLTYIIFFIILSFTSVLIYSICSKRTYLKNILQIVAEVFAVVLVLYTAYNGYNHRNNLLVYLTSMYSNHNLDYIPVIGWVKAIIGQCFTGLNYSLFIYLGLLLSVLIVIVLILYNLNLDFYEDVLDKSELNETMKNIKTKQIKSADFMLEGKRKRKTRKVTYKYDSMFGEAIFRKHLLEYRKTGFGLVNMYTGALLLGAIGYGLFFPIKDITIFLYFTIYMGCISNFASKFNFEIVKPYIFLIPDNDDKKIFWATLSSVLKYVSDGAIVFLTLAIIIKANPLDAILCMLVYISFGFVFTYGAVLNLRLFGGINSDAIKGLLMFFSIILYVLPGIIGAAIIANELSFLGHYAIYFAFLIWNLFASVVILQLSKGILNHIELD; this is translated from the coding sequence ATGTCTCCTCTTTTATATATATTAAGAAGAAGCCTTATTAATAATATAAAGCTTATAAAAAGAAAACCTTCAAAATTAATACCAATTTTATTTTATGCACTTTTACTTGGTTATTGCGTTGTTGCACCTTTTATATCAAAGAATTCAAATATGAAAAACACTCCGTCTGCTTACTTTATAGGAATATCAACTCTAGTTACTATAATATTTATGATTACTACAGTATATTTTGGAGCTCAGAAAAGAAATTCATCATTTCTTATGAGTGATGTGAATTTTGCTTTTACTTCTCCGTTGAGTCCACAAAATATACTTATGTATGGATTCATTAAAGAGATACAAACTACTTTTATTACATCTTTATTTATCTTATTTCAAATACCAAATTTAATTAATTGGTTTAGATTTGCCCCTTTAGGTGTAATAGTATTACTATTGACATATATAATATTTTTCATAATCTTATCATTTACTTCAGTATTGATCTATAGTATATGCTCTAAAAGAACTTATTTGAAAAATATATTACAAATAGTAGCAGAAGTTTTTGCTGTTGTTTTAGTACTTTACACAGCTTATAACGGCTATAATCACAGAAATAACTTATTAGTATATCTTACATCAATGTATAGTAATCATAACTTAGACTATATTCCTGTAATCGGCTGGGTCAAAGCTATTATAGGTCAATGCTTCACTGGTTTAAACTATTCATTATTTATTTATTTAGGTTTATTACTATCAGTACTAATTGTGATTGTATTGATACTTTATAATCTGAACTTAGATTTCTATGAAGATGTATTAGATAAATCTGAATTAAACGAAACTATGAAAAATATAAAAACTAAGCAAATAAAATCTGCAGATTTTATGCTTGAGGGTAAGAGAAAAAGGAAAACCAGAAAAGTCACTTATAAATACGATAGTATGTTTGGAGAAGCTATCTTCAGAAAGCATTTATTAGAATATAGAAAGACAGGTTTTGGCCTTGTTAATATGTATACAGGTGCCTTACTTCTAGGCGCAATAGGATATGGATTATTCTTTCCTATAAAGGATATAACTATATTCCTATACTTCACTATATATATGGGTTGCATATCTAACTTTGCTTCTAAGTTTAACTTCGAGATCGTAAAACCCTATATATTTTTAATACCAGATAATGATGATAAAAAAATATTCTGGGCCACATTATCTTCAGTATTAAAATACGTCTCAGATGGCGCTATAGTCTTCTTAACCTTAGCAATAATAATAAAAGCTAATCCGCTTGATGCAATACTTTGCATGCTTGTATATATATCATTTGGATTTGTATTCACTTACGGAGCAGTACTTAATTTAAGATTATTTGGTGGTATAAATTCCGATGCAATTAAAGGCCTTTTAATGTTTTTCTCGATAATACTTTATGTTCTTCCTGGCATAATAGGCGCTGCTATCATTGCAAATGAATTATCATTTTTAGGTCATTATGCAATATACTTTGCATTTCTTATCTGGAACTTGTTTGCATCAGTAGTTATACTCCAATTATCAAAGGGAATTCTGAATCATATAGAATTAGATTAA
- a CDS encoding YitT family protein, translating into MDYIRTRKSYILDILIIVTGCFISSLGINIFLTHAKLLSGGATGVALIIQYLKGFKAGFSVFLINLPLFIISYIKLDKKFTMYSALGMVSLSVSLIITSPFSRIIVLDDILLYCIYGGVLCGIGYGLVFSRNGSTGGTDIITMLIRKKYSNFNIGKLGFTLNLVIVAVGAFFFGIPKALYTLISMFIQSYVLDVMVRGLSRKNLLLILTEREEDVINYIINDLHRGVTSLFAEGEYTHDKKKMLYCIVTTRQMIELKNTIHLVDPKAFLTIIDISEVRGKGFKNI; encoded by the coding sequence ATGGACTACATAAGAACTCGAAAATCTTACATACTTGATATTTTAATAATAGTAACAGGCTGCTTTATATCATCCTTGGGTATAAACATATTTTTAACCCATGCAAAGCTTCTTAGTGGTGGAGCTACTGGCGTAGCGCTAATCATTCAATATTTAAAAGGCTTTAAAGCAGGTTTTTCTGTATTCTTAATAAACTTACCTTTATTTATAATTAGTTATATTAAGCTAGATAAAAAATTTACAATGTATTCTGCATTAGGAATGGTATCTTTATCTGTATCACTTATAATTACCTCTCCTTTTTCTAGAATTATAGTGCTTGATGATATTCTACTTTATTGTATATATGGTGGGGTATTATGCGGAATTGGATATGGATTAGTATTTTCAAGAAACGGCTCCACTGGAGGCACAGATATAATTACAATGCTAATCAGAAAAAAATATTCAAATTTTAATATAGGAAAATTAGGTTTTACACTTAACTTAGTCATAGTTGCTGTAGGTGCTTTCTTCTTCGGTATTCCTAAAGCATTATATACTCTAATCTCTATGTTCATTCAAAGTTATGTATTAGATGTTATGGTAAGAGGCTTATCAAGAAAAAACTTGCTTCTTATACTTACTGAAAGAGAAGAAGACGTAATAAATTATATAATTAACGATTTACACAGAGGAGTCACATCGTTATTCGCTGAAGGTGAATACACTCATGATAAAAAGAAAATGCTTTATTGTATTGTGACCACAAGACAGATGATAGAACTAAAAAATACAATTCATTTAGTAGATCCTAAGGCTTTCCTAACGATAATCGATATATCAGAAGTTAGAGGAAAAGGATTTAAAAACATATAG
- a CDS encoding DUF3048 C-terminal domain-containing protein: MKTKLSSKLYDIIIYGLIVILLIIVFYDFYHIINRDKANSVPHNSISVSPITGERITEVGSSNSVIGIKYSPVKIKDLTNVTISDIVYETFNKESNYIEYWAVFYNKKIERNDSIDVIKNLTLKDIPHFDFMDKVDLYKFNFKSNCDTVFVEYKPGISSSFTYNGENYVHYNGPITEKNVVTNKELSFTNLVIQYVDEKNINHEDIFSHKGEGDGFLFTGGKVQKIFWRDNNFFLSDGVTPLTLIRGNTYWVVTDSSTNIITSKYLVKK; this comes from the coding sequence ATGAAAACAAAACTTTCCTCCAAACTTTACGACATAATAATATACGGATTGATAGTAATACTATTAATAATAGTATTTTATGATTTCTATCATATAATAAATAGGGACAAGGCTAATTCAGTTCCCCATAACAGTATTAGTGTATCCCCTATAACAGGCGAAAGGATTACTGAAGTAGGATCATCAAATTCAGTAATAGGCATTAAGTATTCTCCCGTAAAAATAAAAGACCTCACTAATGTAACAATAAGTGATATAGTCTATGAAACCTTTAATAAGGAAAGCAATTATATAGAATATTGGGCAGTTTTTTATAATAAGAAAATTGAGAGAAATGATTCTATAGATGTGATTAAAAATCTAACATTAAAAGACATACCTCATTTCGATTTTATGGACAAGGTAGACTTATATAAATTTAATTTTAAATCTAACTGTGATACAGTTTTTGTAGAATATAAGCCAGGCATTTCCTCCAGCTTTACATATAATGGAGAAAACTATGTTCACTATAATGGTCCTATAACAGAAAAAAATGTCGTTACAAACAAAGAGCTTTCTTTTACAAATTTAGTCATCCAATACGTAGATGAGAAAAATATAAACCACGAAGATATCTTTTCTCATAAAGGAGAAGGCGATGGTTTTTTATTCACAGGTGGAAAAGTTCAGAAGATATTTTGGAGAGATAACAATTTTTTCTTAAGTGATGGAGTTACTCCGTTGACATTAATTCGTGGAAATACTTACTGGGTAGTCACTGATAGTTCAACAAACATAATTACATCAAAATATCTTGTTAAAAAATAA
- the cwlD gene encoding N-acetylmuramoyl-L-alanine amidase CwlD translates to MRKRIAVLFVCIIVFFTNTVIVNAVEDKTKQEQKVVLIDAGHGGIDGGAKSKNGTIEKDINLSISLMLKDYLEKKNYKVYMTREDDSGLYEKGNSVREKKVEDLTNRVKLKESTKCDIFVSIHQNMFPQSKYCGAQVWHASNEESKKLGDTIQSALVERIDKENKRIAKAAGDQYKILRDKLGIPSVIVECGFLSNPDEEQLLKTEDYQRKLAEAISYGVDKYFQSKNGAE, encoded by the coding sequence ATGAGGAAGCGTATAGCTGTATTATTTGTTTGCATAATTGTATTTTTCACTAATACTGTAATTGTTAATGCAGTAGAAGATAAAACGAAACAAGAACAAAAAGTAGTATTAATAGATGCAGGACATGGTGGAATTGATGGGGGTGCTAAGTCAAAGAATGGCACCATAGAAAAAGATATTAATCTATCTATTTCATTAATGCTTAAAGATTATTTGGAAAAGAAAAATTATAAGGTCTATATGACAAGAGAAGATGATAGTGGGCTATATGAAAAAGGAAATTCTGTGAGGGAAAAAAAAGTAGAAGATTTAACTAATAGAGTTAAATTGAAAGAGAGTACTAAGTGTGATATATTTGTAAGCATACATCAAAACATGTTCCCACAGAGTAAATACTGCGGAGCACAGGTATGGCACGCAAGCAATGAAGAAAGTAAAAAGTTAGGCGATACGATTCAAAGTGCATTAGTTGAGAGGATAGACAAGGAAAATAAAAGAATAGCAAAAGCAGCTGGTGATCAATATAAAATATTAAGAGATAAGTTAGGGATACCAAGTGTTATAGTAGAATGTGGATTTTTGTCTAATCCCGATGAAGAACAACTACTGAAAACAGAAGATTATCAGAGAAAGTTAGCTGAGGCAATTAGCTATGGAGTAGATAAGTACTTTCAGTCTAAAAATGGTGCTGAATAA